In one window of Pseudodesulfovibrio sediminis DNA:
- a CDS encoding malic enzyme-like NAD(P)-binding protein, whose product MALFTKQEALDYHSDKRKGKLEVLSIKPCDNQKHLSMAYSPGVAEACREVAADTEKVYQYTNKGNLVAVVSNGTAVLGLGNIGPEAGKPVMEGKGVLFKIFSDIDVYDLNINAKTPDEVVAFCKMLEPTFGGINLEDIKAPECFEIETRLKEEMGIPVFHDDQHGTAIISAAGIINALEISGKKIEEIKIVVSGAGAAAIACSNLYVHMGVKRENIFMFDSRGLIHAGRDGLNEFKQAYAQAEDKGSLADCMVGADMFLGLSVKDAINQDMVKTMADNAIIFACANPDPEIPYPDVKEVRPDIIMGTGRSDFPNQVNNVLGFPFIFRGALDSRATTINEEMKIAAAEALAKLAKEPVGKEICDAFGVDKLEFGIDYIIPKPLDPRVLTWLAPAVAKAAMDTGVAKIQLDLDQYAKDLEARMTASKARTKAVVDTFGYDM is encoded by the coding sequence ATGGCACTGTTCACCAAGCAAGAGGCACTGGATTATCACTCCGACAAACGCAAAGGTAAGCTGGAAGTTCTTTCCATCAAGCCGTGCGACAACCAGAAGCACCTGTCCATGGCTTACAGCCCCGGCGTAGCCGAGGCCTGCCGCGAAGTCGCAGCGGATACCGAAAAGGTGTACCAGTACACCAACAAGGGCAACCTTGTCGCTGTCGTCTCCAACGGTACAGCAGTCCTCGGCCTTGGTAACATCGGCCCTGAAGCAGGCAAGCCGGTCATGGAAGGCAAGGGCGTTCTGTTCAAGATTTTTTCCGACATCGATGTCTACGATCTCAACATCAATGCCAAAACCCCGGATGAGGTGGTCGCCTTCTGCAAGATGCTCGAACCCACTTTCGGCGGCATCAACCTGGAAGACATCAAGGCTCCCGAATGCTTTGAAATCGAAACCCGCCTCAAAGAGGAAATGGGCATCCCCGTCTTCCATGACGACCAGCACGGCACGGCCATCATCTCCGCCGCAGGCATCATCAACGCCCTTGAAATCTCCGGCAAGAAGATCGAAGAAATCAAGATCGTGGTCTCCGGTGCCGGCGCTGCCGCCATCGCCTGCTCCAACCTCTATGTCCACATGGGCGTCAAACGCGAGAACATCTTCATGTTCGACTCACGCGGTCTGATCCATGCCGGACGTGACGGGCTGAACGAATTCAAACAGGCCTATGCGCAGGCCGAAGACAAAGGCTCCCTGGCCGACTGCATGGTCGGTGCGGACATGTTCCTCGGACTGTCCGTCAAGGACGCCATCAATCAGGACATGGTCAAGACCATGGCTGACAATGCCATCATCTTTGCCTGTGCCAACCCGGACCCGGAGATCCCCTACCCGGACGTCAAGGAAGTACGCCCTGACATCATCATGGGCACGGGTCGCTCCGACTTCCCCAATCAGGTCAACAACGTACTCGGCTTTCCCTTCATCTTCCGCGGTGCGCTCGACTCCCGGGCCACCACCATCAATGAGGAGATGAAGATCGCCGCAGCCGAAGCCCTGGCCAAGCTGGCCAAGGAACCGGTTGGAAAGGAAATCTGCGATGCTTTCGGTGTGGACAAGCTGGAATTCGGCATCGACTATATCATCCCCAAGCCGCTTGATCCCCGCGTGCTCACCTGGCTGGCTCCGGCCGTGGCCAAGGCAGCCATGGACACCGGCGTGGCCAAAATCCAGCTCGATCTGGACCAGTACGCCAAGGACCTGGAAGCCCGGATGACCGCTTCCAAGGCCCGCACCAAGGCTGTGGTGGACACCTTCGGATACGACATGTAA
- the thpR gene encoding RNA 2',3'-cyclic phosphodiesterase: MPRLFIGIELPARYQLQVTPFTQTLGTDLHSSVRWSKPGNWHLTLKFLGEIDESRLPRIIEALTAIRFDPFVLQAGGAGVFPRTQHPRVVWLGLKEGAKACTALALQIEDALAPLDIPQEKKQFRPHLTLGRIRRLGRDNWADVIKRAAAHSWPQFTVDRFILWHSALQPEGAVHTRLQECVCSG, from the coding sequence ATGCCCCGTCTCTTCATCGGCATAGAACTGCCTGCACGCTATCAACTCCAAGTGACACCGTTCACGCAGACACTCGGCACCGACCTGCACAGCTCGGTGCGCTGGTCCAAACCCGGCAACTGGCACCTGACGCTCAAATTTCTGGGCGAGATCGATGAATCCCGCCTTCCACGCATCATTGAAGCCCTCACTGCCATACGTTTTGATCCCTTTGTTCTACAGGCCGGTGGAGCAGGCGTGTTCCCTCGCACACAGCACCCCAGAGTTGTCTGGCTCGGTCTGAAAGAAGGGGCCAAGGCATGCACCGCCCTGGCGCTCCAAATCGAAGACGCTTTGGCCCCCCTCGACATCCCGCAGGAAAAGAAACAGTTCCGCCCCCATCTGACTCTTGGTCGAATACGGCGGCTTGGCCGGGACAACTGGGCGGACGTCATCAAGCGGGCGGCGGCACACTCCTGGCCGCAATTCACCGTCGACAGATTCATTCTCTGGCACAGTGCATTACAGCCGGAAGGAGCGGTCCATACGCGGCTGCAGGAATGTGTCTGTTCTGGCTGA
- the rimO gene encoding 30S ribosomal protein S12 methylthiotransferase RimO, with protein MKIYTVSLGCPKNRVDTERLLGTFGPAMQPVESVQEADLVLINTCGFIQPAVEESITTILEAIKDAAEAPGTKPLIGVAGCLVSRYGQDLKDGLPEVDLWLNTEEIELWPGMAALALSTQVEDDAPRNLSTAPSYAYLKVSEGCSHDCRFCTIPSIRGPHKSWTVDYLVDEARQLAEKVPEIIVVGQDSTAYGSDLGDGHDLPTLFKGLAGIPALKWLRIMYLYPAGLTESLLTLLRETGEPFLPYFDIPLQHAHPDVLASMGRPFARNPKKVVDRVRSFFPEAALRTTFIVGYPGETDEHFEALLDFVKEARFHHLGVFPYWPEDGTPAAAMDNQVPDEIKTARRDTLMELQAAISAEIMEGYVGETLPVLIEKASDEWPGLYIGRTWFQAPEVDGVTYVSAPPDVELALGSIVEVEIEKADTYDLSGLV; from the coding sequence ATGAAAATATATACAGTCAGTTTGGGATGCCCCAAAAACCGGGTTGATACCGAGCGATTGCTGGGTACTTTTGGACCGGCAATGCAGCCTGTGGAGTCAGTGCAGGAGGCCGATCTGGTGCTTATCAATACCTGTGGTTTCATCCAGCCTGCGGTGGAGGAATCCATTACCACCATACTGGAAGCCATCAAGGACGCAGCCGAGGCCCCGGGGACAAAACCGCTCATAGGCGTGGCCGGATGTCTGGTTTCCCGTTACGGCCAGGATCTCAAGGACGGCCTGCCCGAGGTGGACCTCTGGCTCAACACGGAAGAGATAGAGCTGTGGCCCGGCATGGCCGCTCTCGCCCTGTCCACACAGGTGGAGGATGACGCGCCGCGCAATCTCTCCACGGCGCCGTCCTATGCCTACCTCAAGGTGTCCGAGGGGTGTTCCCATGACTGTCGGTTCTGTACCATCCCGTCCATTCGCGGGCCACACAAAAGCTGGACCGTGGACTATCTGGTCGACGAGGCCCGGCAGCTCGCCGAAAAGGTCCCGGAGATCATCGTGGTCGGTCAGGATTCCACGGCCTATGGTTCCGACCTTGGCGACGGCCACGATCTGCCCACGCTTTTCAAGGGGCTGGCCGGAATCCCGGCGCTCAAGTGGCTGCGGATCATGTATCTCTATCCGGCCGGACTGACCGAATCTCTGCTCACGCTTCTCAGGGAGACCGGCGAGCCGTTTCTGCCGTACTTCGATATTCCGCTCCAGCACGCGCATCCGGACGTGCTGGCGAGCATGGGGCGTCCTTTTGCCAGGAATCCGAAAAAGGTGGTTGATCGCGTTCGCTCCTTTTTCCCTGAGGCGGCCCTGCGCACGACCTTTATCGTGGGCTATCCGGGCGAGACGGATGAACATTTCGAAGCGCTTCTGGATTTCGTGAAAGAGGCCCGCTTCCACCATCTCGGCGTGTTTCCGTACTGGCCGGAAGACGGCACCCCGGCCGCGGCCATGGACAATCAGGTGCCTGACGAGATCAAGACGGCCCGTCGGGATACCCTGATGGAACTGCAGGCTGCCATCAGCGCCGAAATAATGGAAGGCTATGTCGGGGAAACACTGCCCGTCCTCATTGAGAAGGCATCTGATGAGTGGCCCGGTCTGTATATCGGCCGGACCTGGTTTCAGGCCCCTGAAGTGGATGGGGTGACCTATGTGAGCGCGCCGCCCGATGTCGAGCTGGCCCTTGGTTCCATTGTCGAAGTGGAGATTGAAAAGGCCGACACCTACGACCTGTCCGGGCTCGTGTAG
- a CDS encoding two-component system sensor histidine kinase NtrB, whose amino-acid sequence MQYKKHIENKRYVIGVIGDIPALLSFWQVFKDQSNEQVLKEIGVVAAALPGESVLPQAYDEERAIPTYSGFRTMLEEHPEINMVIESTGRIGLIHELRNYLPPSVTLVERHAANFFINLLTSDKIWVAAKLDLLHTQNMLKTIIDQMNNEMLFLDYEGKIVDMNKAVLDRTGLPKKAIMGNHYCEVFSTSGDYECEGGTDAFEKTIETSQPADMLISHVDGEGRVKYFRVDTTPITDEDGTVSHVVAVRRDITRRRAMEHRLQQAEKLASIGELSTYMAHEIRNPLFSISGFANALMRSDGVDYKAREKLAIILDESRRLDEILKSLMNFTRPTGAQVTEVDLNELVSVTMSIMRLPCTNQSVDQVLNLDKDLAKVNANPDLIKQCLINVIKNSLEAMENGGTLIVSTIMDKEHVILTVEDTGEGIPLDLRDKIFSPFFSSKGKGSGLGLAQTRKIVDEIGGTVDLTSVEGSGTKVTFFLPPILAVAEEKKTE is encoded by the coding sequence ATGCAGTACAAAAAACATATTGAGAACAAACGCTATGTCATCGGCGTGATCGGAGATATTCCGGCCCTGCTTTCCTTTTGGCAGGTATTCAAGGACCAGTCCAACGAGCAGGTCCTGAAAGAGATTGGTGTTGTGGCCGCGGCCCTGCCCGGTGAGTCCGTGCTGCCGCAAGCCTATGACGAAGAGCGTGCCATCCCCACCTATTCCGGATTTCGCACCATGCTGGAAGAGCACCCGGAAATAAACATGGTGATCGAATCCACAGGGCGCATCGGCCTGATTCATGAACTGCGGAACTATCTGCCTCCGTCCGTTACCCTTGTGGAACGCCACGCTGCCAACTTTTTCATCAACCTGCTGACGTCCGACAAAATCTGGGTGGCTGCCAAGCTGGACCTCCTGCACACCCAGAACATGCTGAAGACCATCATTGACCAGATGAACAACGAGATGCTGTTCCTTGACTACGAAGGAAAGATCGTCGACATGAACAAGGCCGTGCTCGACCGGACTGGACTGCCCAAAAAAGCGATAATGGGCAACCATTATTGCGAAGTTTTCTCCACTTCGGGGGACTACGAATGTGAAGGCGGAACAGACGCATTCGAAAAAACCATCGAGACGAGCCAACCCGCCGATATGCTGATCAGCCATGTCGACGGTGAAGGGCGAGTGAAATATTTCCGGGTGGACACCACCCCCATCACCGATGAAGACGGCACGGTCAGCCATGTGGTGGCCGTGCGCCGTGACATCACCCGCCGCCGGGCCATGGAACATCGGCTCCAACAGGCGGAGAAGCTCGCCTCCATCGGCGAACTCTCGACGTATATGGCCCATGAAATCCGCAATCCGCTCTTTTCCATCAGCGGATTCGCCAATGCATTGATGCGCAGCGACGGCGTGGATTACAAGGCAAGGGAAAAGCTGGCCATCATCCTGGATGAATCCCGGCGACTGGATGAAATCCTCAAAAGCCTCATGAACTTCACCCGCCCGACCGGTGCGCAGGTGACCGAAGTAGACCTGAACGAATTGGTCAGCGTGACCATGAGCATCATGCGGTTGCCGTGTACCAACCAATCCGTCGACCAGGTGCTGAACCTCGACAAGGATCTGGCCAAGGTGAACGCCAACCCCGATCTCATCAAGCAATGCCTGATCAATGTCATCAAGAATTCCCTGGAGGCCATGGAAAACGGCGGCACGCTGATCGTCTCGACCATCATGGACAAGGAACATGTCATCCTCACTGTAGAAGACACGGGTGAGGGTATACCGCTCGACCTGCGGGACAAGATTTTCAGCCCGTTCTTCTCGTCCAAGGGAAAAGGGTCCGGCCTTGGACTGGCACAGACCCGAAAGATCGTTGACGAGATCGGAGGCACCGTTGATCTGACTTCCGTGGAAGGTTCCGGCACCAAGGTGACCTTCTTTTTGCCGCCCATTTTGGCAGTTGCAGAAGAGAAAAAGACCGAGTAG
- the rdgB gene encoding RdgB/HAM1 family non-canonical purine NTP pyrophosphatase: protein MDTIVLATNNKGKIKELSTMLEPFGVQVKSLSEFPEIGEIPETGDTFLENAFIKARTVAKITGLVAVADDSGIEIDALDGRPGVYSARYAGEACDDHANNEKMLEEMQGLPDEQRSGRYRCVMAASAPNGEEIDTDGAYEIQVGHGYKGEGGFGYDVIVIDPEFDCHVAELDAAVKNQRSHRGKAMQKLLKLWPDFWEKATA, encoded by the coding sequence ATGGATACAATAGTTCTCGCCACCAACAACAAGGGTAAAATCAAGGAACTCTCCACCATGCTGGAACCATTCGGCGTGCAGGTGAAGTCCCTGTCCGAGTTTCCGGAGATCGGGGAAATTCCCGAGACCGGCGATACATTTCTGGAAAACGCCTTTATCAAGGCGCGCACCGTGGCCAAGATCACTGGACTGGTGGCTGTGGCCGATGATTCCGGCATTGAGATCGACGCGCTTGATGGCCGCCCCGGCGTCTACTCCGCCCGCTATGCAGGCGAAGCATGCGACGACCACGCCAACAACGAAAAAATGCTCGAAGAGATGCAGGGGCTGCCGGACGAACAGCGCTCCGGCCGCTACCGTTGCGTGATGGCGGCCAGCGCCCCCAACGGCGAAGAGATCGACACGGACGGCGCCTACGAGATTCAGGTAGGCCACGGATATAAGGGCGAAGGCGGCTTTGGCTATGACGTCATCGTCATCGACCCGGAATTCGACTGCCACGTGGCCGAACTCGACGCTGCCGTGAAAAACCAACGCTCCCACCGGGGCAAGGCCATGCAGAAGCTCCTCAAACTCTGGCCCGACTTCTGGGAAAAGGCCACCGCCTAA
- a CDS encoding NAD(P)/FAD-dependent oxidoreductase translates to MANYDIIILGAGASGLFCAMTAARRGRSVVVLDHGAKTARKVRVSGGGKCNFTNLNVTADNYLCSNPHFVKSALARLSPWDVIAFLAEDGITYEEREHGQLFTDQGAGKVAGALMDRSKKAGVEICMNREIKFVSGTGPFSVETGDEQFTADKLVVALGGPSWPQIGATDLGFRMAKQFELDIVRPHPGLVGLVFPRHLRHMCEEMAGNALPATVSTGDAAFTDPLLFTHKGISGPATLQASNYWQDGQSVMIDFLPETPLAGYIEEHRRSNIQFGNLLSRVLPKRLPGLILADNLTETPVSQLSNKQIEAAENRIHRFRVTPASTEGYKKAEVTVGGVDTDQISSKTMECLSVPGLHIIGEALDVTGHLGGYNLHWAFASGAACGDAL, encoded by the coding sequence ATGGCAAATTACGACATCATCATACTCGGTGCCGGTGCTTCCGGCCTTTTCTGTGCAATGACGGCAGCCCGGCGCGGCCGCTCCGTGGTTGTACTTGATCACGGTGCAAAGACCGCCCGCAAGGTGCGCGTGTCCGGCGGCGGCAAGTGCAACTTTACCAACCTGAACGTCACTGCGGACAACTATCTCTGCTCCAACCCCCATTTCGTGAAATCCGCCTTGGCGCGGCTCTCGCCCTGGGATGTCATCGCCTTTCTGGCCGAAGACGGCATCACCTACGAGGAGCGGGAGCATGGCCAGCTCTTCACCGATCAGGGGGCAGGCAAGGTGGCTGGCGCGCTCATGGATCGTTCCAAGAAGGCGGGCGTGGAAATCTGTATGAACCGGGAGATCAAGTTCGTTTCCGGCACAGGGCCGTTCTCCGTAGAGACCGGTGACGAGCAGTTTACGGCTGACAAGCTGGTGGTGGCGCTGGGCGGTCCGTCCTGGCCGCAGATCGGGGCCACTGATCTCGGATTCCGCATGGCCAAACAATTCGAGCTGGATATAGTCAGACCCCATCCAGGGCTGGTGGGGTTGGTCTTTCCCCGACATCTGCGTCACATGTGCGAGGAAATGGCGGGCAATGCCCTGCCTGCCACGGTGTCCACGGGCGATGCCGCGTTTACCGACCCGCTGCTTTTCACCCACAAGGGTATTTCCGGTCCGGCCACACTCCAGGCCTCCAACTACTGGCAGGACGGTCAGTCCGTCATGATCGATTTTTTGCCGGAGACCCCGCTGGCCGGATATATCGAGGAACACCGTCGCTCGAATATTCAGTTCGGCAACCTGCTCTCCCGAGTCCTGCCCAAACGCCTGCCCGGCCTGATTCTGGCCGACAACCTGACCGAAACCCCGGTCAGTCAGCTCTCGAACAAGCAGATCGAGGCCGCGGAAAACCGGATACACCGTTTCAGGGTCACCCCGGCCTCCACCGAAGGGTATAAGAAGGCGGAAGTCACGGTCGGCGGTGTGGACACGGATCAAATCTCGTCCAAGACCATGGAATGTCTCTCCGTGCCAGGCCTGCATATCATTGGTGAGGCGCTGGACGTCACCGGCCATCTCGGTGGCTACAACCTCCACTGGGCGTTTGCCTCCGGTGCAGCCTGTGGTGACGCTCTCTAG
- a CDS encoding DJ-1/PfpI family protein, with protein sequence MAAKKIMLLVGDFVEDYEAMVPFQMLLMVGHEVHSVCPGKKAGETVATAVHDFEGHQTYSEKPGHNFMITTTFEEVKAEDYDGLVIPGGRSPEYLRLNPAVIECVQHFAKANKPIAAVCHGQQVLTAADVIKGKTCTAYPAVQPDIEAAGATWCAVNETASNACVSDNIVTGPAWPAHPEWMRAFMKLLGSTIEP encoded by the coding sequence ATGGCAGCAAAGAAAATCATGCTTCTGGTTGGTGACTTCGTGGAAGACTACGAGGCCATGGTGCCGTTTCAGATGTTGTTGATGGTGGGCCACGAGGTCCATTCGGTCTGCCCCGGCAAGAAGGCAGGCGAGACCGTGGCCACGGCAGTGCACGACTTTGAAGGCCACCAGACCTATTCCGAAAAACCGGGCCACAATTTCATGATCACCACGACCTTTGAAGAGGTAAAGGCCGAGGACTACGACGGCCTGGTCATCCCCGGCGGCCGCTCGCCCGAGTATCTGCGCCTGAACCCGGCAGTGATCGAGTGCGTGCAGCATTTTGCCAAGGCGAACAAGCCCATTGCCGCGGTCTGCCACGGCCAGCAGGTGCTGACCGCCGCCGATGTGATCAAGGGCAAGACCTGCACGGCCTACCCCGCGGTGCAGCCGGACATCGAAGCCGCCGGAGCCACCTGGTGCGCGGTGAACGAGACCGCATCCAATGCCTGCGTGTCGGACAACATCGTCACCGGCCCTGCCTGGCCCGCCCACCCCGAGTGGATGCGCGCGTTCATGAAGCTCCTTGGCTCGACCATTGAACCCTAG
- a CDS encoding exodeoxyribonuclease III, with the protein MLIYSWNVNGYRAVLKKDFRDWLDGCGGDVVMLQETKAHPDQIDEEDREPDSYSNHYWNWSKKKKGYSGVACFTNPEPISVTMGLPDPAYRDEGRVIHLEYPDFHLFNIYFPNGGMSDERLDFKMGFYDCFLNHAETLRKDKPIVVGGDFNTAHTEIDLKNPKPNSDKSGFLPIERAWIDTFIDAGYVDTFRLFEDGPHHYSWWSYRFNARKNNAGWRIDYFFVSEELKDKVVGAWIEPDVMGSDHCPVALELDI; encoded by the coding sequence ATGCTCATTTACTCTTGGAATGTGAACGGCTATCGGGCCGTGCTCAAAAAGGATTTCCGCGACTGGCTCGATGGATGCGGCGGCGATGTGGTCATGCTGCAGGAGACCAAGGCGCACCCGGACCAGATCGACGAAGAGGACCGCGAACCGGACTCCTATTCCAATCACTACTGGAACTGGTCCAAAAAAAAGAAAGGCTACTCCGGCGTGGCCTGCTTCACCAACCCCGAACCCATCAGCGTGACCATGGGCCTGCCCGATCCCGCGTACCGGGATGAAGGCCGCGTGATCCACCTCGAATACCCGGACTTCCATCTGTTCAACATATACTTCCCCAACGGAGGGATGTCGGATGAACGCCTTGATTTCAAGATGGGCTTCTACGACTGCTTCCTGAACCACGCCGAGACCCTGCGCAAGGACAAACCCATCGTGGTGGGCGGCGACTTCAACACGGCCCACACCGAGATCGATCTCAAGAATCCCAAGCCCAATTCAGACAAATCCGGGTTCCTGCCCATCGAACGGGCCTGGATCGACACGTTCATCGACGCCGGATACGTGGACACCTTCCGTCTCTTCGAGGACGGCCCGCACCATTACTCGTGGTGGTCCTATCGGTTCAACGCCCGCAAGAACAACGCAGGGTGGCGTATCGATTATTTCTTTGTTTCAGAGGAATTGAAAGACAAGGTCGTTGGCGCGTGGATCGAACCCGACGTCATGGGATCGGACCACTGCCCTGTGGCACTGGAACTTGATATCTGA
- a CDS encoding universal stress protein — MAEVKKVLCAVDFSDYSPIVAEYASMIAKCAGAQVIVLYVAPSLSQYVGFHVPPSSIESFVGEIVTGAEDTMNAFVKENFEELDTVGKVVTGYPAEEILTIAEDEKCDMIVMGTHGRKGIDRILFGSVAEKVVKSSAAPVLTVRPK, encoded by the coding sequence ATGGCAGAAGTCAAGAAGGTTCTGTGTGCTGTAGATTTTTCGGACTATAGTCCGATTGTAGCCGAGTATGCCAGCATGATTGCCAAGTGCGCTGGAGCGCAGGTGATTGTGTTGTATGTTGCCCCATCCTTGAGCCAGTATGTCGGTTTCCATGTACCGCCCAGCTCCATCGAAAGCTTCGTGGGCGAAATCGTGACCGGCGCCGAAGACACCATGAACGCTTTTGTAAAGGAAAACTTCGAGGAGCTGGATACGGTCGGCAAGGTCGTCACCGGATATCCCGCCGAGGAGATCCTGACCATCGCGGAAGACGAGAAGTGCGACATGATCGTCATGGGCACTCATGGCCGCAAGGGAATTGACCGCATCCTGTTCGGCTCAGTGGCCGAAAAGGTCGTCAAGAGCTCCGCTGCCCCCGTACTGACCGTTCGTCCCAAGTAA
- the hisC gene encoding histidinol-phosphate transaminase yields MKDFTVRPEIEDFAPYVPGMTIEQIQELYGLNSVIKLASNENPLGTSPIVQKVICQNAARAFRYPENHTPRLAATIARSEGVPEECVLVGNGSDEIIDMLFRMKGIPGKSNVIFYENAFAMYRMCAKLAGLEYREVKRDAEYALPLAAMAEAADENTCMVIVTSPDNPTGLAATVDDLATLSGVLPADCLLVVDEAYIDFAWPPESYTPVQAFDQFENIVALRTFSKAYGLAGLRVGYGILPHKLAALVKNARIPFTVNLLAEEAAIAALEDEVFYNETLSLVMRGREYFTDELTKLGCKVWPSQSNFVMFQPPKDPAEIFEELLKKGIIIRPLKSFGLPQCMRVNVGTDTENATFIKTLGEVLNG; encoded by the coding sequence ATGAAAGATTTCACCGTCCGCCCGGAAATCGAGGACTTCGCGCCCTATGTTCCGGGAATGACCATCGAACAGATACAGGAACTCTATGGCCTCAACTCGGTCATCAAACTCGCCAGCAATGAAAATCCGCTGGGCACGTCACCTATTGTCCAGAAAGTGATCTGCCAGAATGCGGCCCGCGCTTTCCGGTACCCGGAGAACCATACGCCCCGTCTGGCCGCCACAATAGCCAGGTCCGAAGGCGTGCCCGAAGAGTGCGTGCTGGTGGGCAACGGGTCGGACGAAATCATCGACATGCTCTTTCGCATGAAGGGCATTCCCGGCAAGTCCAACGTGATCTTCTACGAGAACGCCTTTGCCATGTACCGCATGTGCGCCAAGCTGGCCGGGCTTGAATACCGCGAAGTGAAACGGGATGCCGAATACGCCCTCCCTCTGGCCGCAATGGCCGAGGCCGCGGACGAAAACACCTGCATGGTCATCGTCACCAGCCCGGACAACCCAACCGGGTTGGCCGCCACCGTGGATGACCTGGCCACCCTGTCCGGCGTGCTTCCCGCAGACTGCCTGCTGGTGGTGGACGAGGCCTATATCGACTTTGCCTGGCCGCCGGAGTCCTACACCCCGGTGCAGGCCTTTGACCAGTTCGAAAACATCGTCGCCCTGCGCACCTTTTCCAAGGCCTACGGCCTGGCCGGACTGCGTGTCGGCTATGGCATTTTGCCGCACAAGCTGGCCGCTCTTGTCAAGAACGCCCGCATTCCGTTCACCGTGAACCTGCTGGCCGAAGAGGCCGCCATTGCCGCGCTGGAGGACGAGGTCTTCTACAACGAGACCCTGTCACTGGTCATGCGTGGCCGTGAATATTTCACTGACGAGCTGACCAAACTCGGCTGCAAGGTCTGGCCGAGCCAGTCCAATTTCGTCATGTTCCAGCCGCCCAAGGACCCGGCGGAAATATTCGAGGAGCTGCTGAAAAAAGGCATCATCATCCGTCCGCTCAAGTCCTTTGGCCTACCGCAATGCATGCGCGTCAACGTGGGTACGGACACTGAAAATGCGACCTTCATCAAGACCCTCGGCGAGGTTCTCAATGGCTGA
- the cmk gene encoding (d)CMP kinase, which produces MADLLIVTIDGPAGVGKSTMAKQLARHLSIPYLDTGAMFRSVAWKLGEGSWEWDEGRIQAELDTFEYALSGIGEDSVLSLNGTPIGNEIRTEEVGMWASNVATLPVVRSFLKKAQQDLGARFSLVAEGRDMGTVIFPDAPHKFFLDATVDERAHRRFKQLQAMNKPADLNELKEQIAKRDHQDRNRAVAPLKAADDATTIDTTDMNKEQVFVALKEGVACDTTGNEGVTHA; this is translated from the coding sequence ATGGCTGACCTGCTCATCGTGACCATTGACGGTCCGGCGGGCGTGGGAAAATCCACCATGGCCAAGCAGCTCGCACGCCATCTCTCCATCCCCTACCTCGACACCGGCGCCATGTTCCGATCCGTGGCCTGGAAGCTGGGCGAGGGGTCATGGGAGTGGGACGAAGGCCGGATTCAGGCCGAACTGGACACGTTCGAATACGCGCTTTCCGGCATTGGCGAAGACTCGGTCCTGTCCCTCAACGGCACGCCCATCGGCAACGAGATCCGCACCGAAGAGGTGGGCATGTGGGCCTCCAATGTCGCCACCCTGCCCGTGGTCCGCTCCTTCCTCAAGAAGGCGCAGCAGGATCTGGGCGCTCGCTTTTCGCTGGTAGCGGAAGGACGCGACATGGGCACGGTCATCTTCCCGGATGCGCCCCACAAGTTTTTTCTGGACGCCACCGTGGACGAACGCGCCCACCGTCGGTTCAAGCAGCTTCAGGCCATGAACAAGCCTGCGGACCTCAATGAACTGAAGGAACAGATCGCCAAACGGGATCATCAGGACAGGAACCGCGCCGTGGCTCCGCTCAAGGCAGCCGACGACGCCACCACCATCGACACGACAGACATGAACAAGGAGCAGGTCTTCGTCGCCTTGAAAGAAGGCGTGGCCTGCGATACTACGGGGAACGAAGGAGTTACCCATGCTTGA